The following are encoded in a window of Shewanella psychrotolerans genomic DNA:
- the fusA gene encoding elongation factor G: MARTTPIERYRNIGICAHVDAGKTTTTERVLFYTGMSHKIGEVHDGAATMDWMEQEQERGITITSAATTTFWRGMEAQFTEHRINIIDTPGHVDFTIEVERSLRVLDGAVVVFCGSSGVEPQSETVWRQADKYHVPRLVFVNKMDRAGADFDRVVEQIRNRLGATCVPIQMNIGAEEEFSGVVDLIKMKAINWNDADQGMTFTYEEIPADLVDKASSMREYLVESAAEASDELMDKYLEGGELSEEEIKAALRKRTLANEIVLATCGSAFKNKGVQAVLDAVVDYLPSPVEVPAIKGVDDKENEVERPADDNAPFSALAFKIATDPFVGTLTFMRVYSGVLETGSGVYNSVKQKRERIGRMVQMHANDRNEIKEVRAGDIAAAIGLKDVTTGDTLCDIDHKVILERMEFPEPVITIAVEPRSQADQDKMGIALQKLAAEDPSFRVETNEESGQTLISGMGELHLDIIVDRMRREFSVECNVGKPQVAYRETIRSSVEVEGKFVRQSGGRGQFGHVWLKLEPQEEGFGYEFVNEIVGGVIPREYIPAVDKGIQEQMKNGVLAGFPVLDVKVTLFDGSYHDVDSNEMAFKVAGSMGFKKGALEADPVLLEPCMKVEVTTPEDYMGDVVGDLNRRRGLIEGMDDGIGGVKLVHAVVPLSEMFGYATDLRSATQGRASYSMEFLKYSDAPQNVAKSVIDARG, encoded by the coding sequence GTGGCTCGTACAACTCCAATTGAGCGCTACCGTAATATCGGTATCTGTGCTCACGTTGACGCAGGAAAAACCACAACTACAGAACGTGTACTGTTCTATACCGGTATGTCTCATAAGATCGGTGAAGTTCATGATGGCGCAGCCACCATGGATTGGATGGAACAGGAGCAGGAGCGTGGTATTACTATCACATCCGCCGCTACCACTACATTCTGGCGCGGTATGGAAGCACAGTTTACTGAGCACCGTATCAACATCATCGATACTCCTGGCCACGTTGACTTCACGATTGAAGTTGAACGTTCGCTACGTGTTCTTGATGGCGCGGTTGTTGTTTTCTGTGGTTCATCTGGTGTTGAACCACAGTCAGAAACTGTCTGGCGTCAAGCGGACAAGTATCATGTGCCGCGCTTAGTGTTCGTCAACAAGATGGACCGCGCAGGTGCAGACTTTGACCGTGTCGTGGAGCAGATACGTAACCGTCTGGGAGCGACTTGTGTACCGATTCAAATGAATATCGGTGCAGAAGAAGAGTTTAGCGGTGTAGTCGATCTGATCAAGATGAAGGCCATTAATTGGAATGACGCTGATCAGGGTATGACTTTCACTTATGAAGAGATTCCTGCGGATCTAGTCGATAAGGCTAGCTCAATGCGTGAATATCTCGTTGAGAGTGCGGCAGAAGCCTCAGATGAACTGATGGACAAGTACCTAGAAGGTGGCGAGTTATCAGAAGAAGAGATTAAAGCTGCATTACGTAAACGTACTCTAGCTAATGAGATCGTGTTAGCGACCTGTGGTTCTGCGTTTAAGAACAAAGGTGTGCAAGCGGTACTCGATGCTGTCGTTGATTATTTACCATCGCCAGTCGAAGTTCCTGCTATTAAGGGCGTCGACGACAAAGAGAATGAAGTTGAGCGTCCTGCGGACGACAACGCGCCTTTCTCTGCGTTGGCATTTAAGATTGCAACAGACCCATTCGTTGGAACTCTAACCTTTATGCGTGTTTACTCTGGCGTATTGGAAACAGGTTCTGGCGTATATAACTCGGTCAAACAGAAACGTGAGCGCATTGGTCGTATGGTGCAGATGCACGCAAACGATCGTAATGAGATCAAAGAGGTTCGCGCTGGTGACATCGCAGCTGCTATTGGTCTAAAAGATGTCACCACGGGTGACACGCTCTGTGATATTGACCATAAAGTTATTCTCGAACGTATGGAGTTTCCTGAGCCCGTTATCACGATCGCTGTGGAACCAAGATCTCAAGCTGACCAAGATAAAATGGGGATTGCGCTGCAAAAGCTTGCGGCAGAAGATCCATCATTCCGCGTTGAAACCAACGAAGAATCTGGTCAAACCCTGATTTCAGGTATGGGTGAGTTACACTTAGACATCATCGTCGACCGTATGCGTCGTGAATTTAGTGTTGAGTGTAATGTTGGTAAGCCACAAGTAGCGTACCGTGAGACTATTCGCTCTAGTGTAGAAGTTGAAGGTAAGTTCGTACGCCAATCAGGTGGTCGAGGTCAATTCGGTCATGTGTGGTTAAAGCTAGAACCTCAAGAAGAAGGTTTTGGTTACGAATTTGTCAACGAGATTGTTGGTGGTGTTATTCCAAGAGAATACATACCTGCAGTAGATAAAGGTATCCAAGAACAGATGAAAAATGGCGTACTCGCTGGTTTCCCTGTATTGGATGTTAAAGTCACTTTGTTTGATGGCTCATATCATGATGTCGATTCAAACGAGATGGCGTTTAAAGTCGCTGGCTCAATGGGCTTCAAGAAGGGCGCTCTCGAAGCCGACCCTGTGTTGCTTGAACCTTGTATGAAGGTCGAAGTAACCACTCCTGAAGATTATATGGGTGATGTAGTAGGTGACTTAAATAGACGACGCGGCTTGATTGAAGGAATGGACGACGGCATTGGCGGCGTTAAACTTGTTCATGCTGTAGTACCTTTATCTGAAATGTTTGGTTACGCAACAGACTTACGTAGTGCCACTCAAGGCCGTGCTTCATACTCTATGGAGTTTTTGAAGTACTCTGATGCACCACAGAATGTTGCTAAATCCGTTATAGATGCGCGCGGATAA
- the tuf gene encoding elongation factor Tu, which translates to MAKEKFERSKPHVNVGTIGHVDHGKTTLTAAISAVLAKTHGGEVKNFAQIDNAPEERERGITINTSHIEYDTPTRHYAHVDCPGHADYVKNMITGAAQMDGAILVVASTDGPMPQTREHILLSRQVGVPFIIVFMNKCDMVDDEELLELVEMEVRELLSEYDFPGDDLPVIQGSALKALEGEPEWEAKIIELADALDTYIPEPERAIDGAFILPIEDVFSISGRGTVVTGRVERGIVRVGDEVEIVGIKDTTKTTCTGVEMFRKLLDEGRAGENCGVLLRGTKRDEVERGQVLAKPGSITPHTTFKSEIYVLSKEEGGRHTPFFKGYRPQFYFRTTDVTGTIELPEGVEMVMPGDNVAMTVTLICPIAMDEGLRFAIREGGRTVGAGVVAEIVA; encoded by the coding sequence GTGGCTAAAGAAAAATTTGAACGTAGTAAACCCCATGTTAACGTTGGTACCATCGGTCACGTTGACCATGGTAAAACAACTCTAACAGCAGCTATCTCAGCTGTATTGGCTAAGACTCACGGTGGTGAAGTTAAGAACTTTGCTCAAATCGATAACGCTCCAGAAGAGCGTGAGCGTGGTATTACCATTAATACTTCTCACATCGAATATGACACACCAACACGTCACTACGCACACGTAGACTGCCCAGGTCACGCGGATTATGTTAAAAACATGATCACTGGTGCTGCACAGATGGACGGCGCAATCCTAGTAGTAGCTTCTACAGATGGTCCAATGCCACAAACTCGTGAGCACATCCTGCTTTCACGTCAGGTTGGCGTACCATTCATCATCGTATTCATGAACAAGTGTGACATGGTTGATGATGAAGAGCTTCTAGAGCTAGTAGAAATGGAAGTTCGTGAACTTCTATCTGAATATGACTTCCCAGGTGATGACCTACCAGTTATCCAAGGTTCTGCGCTTAAAGCACTTGAAGGCGAGCCAGAGTGGGAAGCTAAGATTATTGAACTAGCTGACGCACTAGACACTTACATCCCAGAGCCAGAGCGTGCTATCGACGGTGCATTCATTCTGCCAATCGAAGACGTATTCTCAATTTCAGGCCGTGGTACTGTTGTAACTGGTCGTGTTGAGCGTGGTATCGTACGCGTAGGTGACGAAGTAGAAATCGTAGGTATTAAAGATACGACTAAGACTACTTGTACTGGTGTTGAAATGTTCCGTAAACTGCTTGACGAAGGTCGTGCAGGTGAGAACTGTGGTGTACTACTACGTGGTACTAAGCGTGATGAAGTTGAGCGTGGTCAAGTATTGGCTAAGCCAGGTTCAATCACTCCACACACAACTTTCAAGTCAGAAATCTATGTTCTGTCTAAAGAAGAAGGTGGACGTCATACTCCATTCTTCAAAGGCTACCGTCCACAGTTCTACTTCCGTACAACTGACGTAACCGGTACTATCGAATTGCCAGAAGGCGTAGAGATGGTAATGCCTGGTGATAACGTAGCTATGACTGTTACACTAATCTGCCCAATCGCGATGGACGAAGGTTTACGCTTCGCGATCCGTGAAGGTGGTCGTACAGTTGGTGCTGGTGTTGTTGCAGAGATCGTAGCTTAA
- the rpsJ gene encoding 30S ribosomal protein S10, translating into MQNQRIRIRLKGFDHRLIDQSTAEIVETAKRTGAQVRGPIPLPTRKERYTVLISPHVNKDARDQYELRTHKRLVDIVEPTEKTVDALMRLDLAAGVDVQISLG; encoded by the coding sequence ATGCAGAACCAAAGAATCCGTATCCGCTTAAAAGGATTTGATCATCGTTTGATCGATCAGTCTACTGCGGAAATCGTTGAAACTGCTAAGCGCACAGGCGCCCAGGTACGTGGTCCAATCCCACTACCAACGCGCAAGGAGCGTTATACCGTTTTGATCTCTCCACACGTTAATAAAGATGCGCGTGATCAGTACGAACTTCGTACTCATAAGCGTCTTGTTGACATCGTAGAGCCGACTGAAAAGACTGTAGATGCACTTATGCGTCTTGATCTTGCGGCAGGTGTTGACGTTCAAATTAGCTTAGGTTAA
- the rplC gene encoding 50S ribosomal protein L3 — protein MAIGLIGRKVGMTRIFTEDGASIPVTVIEIAANRVAQVKTLETDGYRALQVTTGTKKANRITKPEAGHFAKAGVEAGRGLWEVRLEDGEGEGIEVGAELNVDIFADVAKVDVTGQSKGKGFQGGIKRWNFRTQDATHGNSLAHRANGSIGQNQTPGRVFKGKKMSGHMGAERVTTQNLDVVRVDVERNLLLVKGAVPGATNGDLIIKPAVKA, from the coding sequence ATGGCTATCGGTCTTATCGGTCGTAAAGTAGGTATGACTCGCATCTTCACTGAAGATGGTGCGTCAATACCTGTAACAGTAATTGAAATCGCAGCTAACCGTGTTGCTCAAGTGAAAACTTTAGAAACTGACGGTTACCGTGCACTTCAAGTAACTACTGGTACCAAAAAAGCTAATCGCATCACTAAGCCAGAAGCTGGTCACTTTGCTAAGGCGGGCGTAGAAGCCGGTCGTGGTTTGTGGGAAGTTCGTCTGGAAGACGGTGAAGGCGAAGGCATTGAAGTTGGTGCCGAGCTTAATGTTGATATCTTCGCTGATGTAGCGAAAGTTGATGTTACTGGTCAATCAAAAGGTAAAGGTTTCCAAGGCGGTATTAAGCGTTGGAATTTCCGTACCCAAGATGCAACACATGGTAACTCTTTGGCACATAGAGCTAACGGTTCTATCGGTCAAAACCAAACACCTGGTCGCGTTTTCAAAGGTAAGAAAATGTCAGGCCACATGGGTGCCGAGCGCGTTACTACTCAAAATCTAGACGTTGTACGTGTAGATGTTGAACGTAACTTGCTATTGGTTAAGGGTGCAGTTCCAGGCGCTACTAATGGCGACCTGATCATCAAGCCTGCCGTTAAAGCTTAG
- the rplD gene encoding 50S ribosomal protein L4, which produces MELVLKDAQSALEVSETTFGRDFNEALVHQVVVAYAANARQGTRAQKTRAEVTGSGKKPWRQKGTGRARAGTVKGPIWRGGGVTFAAKTQDHSQKVNKKMYRGALKSILSELVRQDRLVVVESFGVEAPKTKELKAKLAEMNLEDVLIVTPEIDENLFLAARNLYKVDVRDVAGIDPVSLIAFNKVLVTADAIKQIEEMLG; this is translated from the coding sequence ATGGAATTGGTATTGAAAGACGCACAGAGTGCTCTTGAAGTTTCCGAAACTACCTTCGGCCGTGACTTTAATGAAGCACTGGTTCATCAGGTAGTTGTAGCATACGCTGCAAACGCGCGTCAGGGCACTCGTGCTCAAAAGACTCGCGCAGAAGTAACTGGCTCTGGCAAAAAGCCATGGCGCCAAAAAGGTACTGGCCGTGCACGTGCTGGTACTGTTAAAGGCCCAATCTGGCGTGGCGGTGGCGTAACATTCGCTGCTAAAACCCAAGATCACAGCCAAAAAGTTAACAAGAAGATGTACCGCGGAGCGCTTAAGAGCATTCTGTCTGAATTAGTACGTCAAGATCGCCTTGTTGTCGTTGAGTCTTTTGGTGTTGAAGCTCCTAAAACTAAAGAGCTAAAAGCTAAATTGGCAGAAATGAACCTGGAAGACGTTTTAATTGTTACTCCAGAAATTGACGAGAACTTGTTCTTAGCTGCACGCAACCTATACAAAGTTGACGTTCGTGACGTTGCTGGTATTGATCCAGTTAGCCTAATCGCGTTCAACAAAGTACTAGTTACTGCCGATGCTATTAAGCAAATCGAGGAGATGCTGGGATGA
- the rplW gene encoding 50S ribosomal protein L23: MISEERLLKVILAPHISEKSTVCAENNNTVVFRVAIDATKAEVKAAVAKLFEVEVDSVRTLVNKGKTKRHGARTGRRSDWKKAYVTLAAGADIDFVGAE, encoded by the coding sequence ATGATAAGCGAAGAACGTTTGCTAAAAGTTATTCTAGCGCCACACATCTCTGAAAAGAGTACTGTATGCGCTGAAAATAACAACACGGTCGTTTTCCGTGTAGCTATCGATGCGACTAAAGCTGAAGTTAAAGCTGCAGTAGCTAAGTTGTTCGAAGTTGAAGTAGATTCAGTTCGCACTTTGGTTAACAAAGGTAAAACTAAGCGTCACGGTGCCCGTACTGGCCGTCGTAGCGATTGGAAAAAAGCCTATGTAACTTTAGCTGCTGGTGCTGATATCGATTTCGTCGGCGCTGAGTAA
- the rplB gene encoding 50S ribosomal protein L2 gives MAVIKCKPTSAGRRHVVKVVNSDLHKGKPFAGLLAKKSKSGGRNNTGRITVRHVGGGHKQHYRIVDFKRNKDGIPAKVERLEYDPNRTANIALVLYADGERRYILAAKGMQAGDKIQSGIDAEIKAGNALPLRNIPVGSVVHAVEMKPGKGAQIARSAGTYVQVVARDGAYATLRLRSGEMRKVPVDCRATLGEVGNAEHMLRQLGKAGAKRWRGVRPTVRGVAMNPVDHPHGGGEGRTSGGRHPVSPWGVPTKGYKTRSNKRTDKYIVRRRNKK, from the coding sequence ATGGCAGTTATTAAGTGTAAGCCAACCTCTGCTGGTCGTCGCCACGTAGTTAAAGTGGTAAACAGCGATCTGCACAAGGGTAAACCTTTTGCTGGCCTGTTGGCGAAAAAGTCTAAAAGTGGTGGCCGTAACAACACTGGTCGTATCACTGTTCGTCACGTAGGTGGTGGACACAAGCAGCATTACCGTATTGTTGACTTCAAACGCAACAAAGATGGTATCCCTGCAAAAGTTGAGCGTTTGGAATATGATCCAAACCGCACAGCTAACATCGCACTTGTTTTGTATGCTGATGGTGAGCGTCGTTATATCCTTGCAGCTAAAGGCATGCAAGCTGGAGATAAAATCCAGTCTGGTATCGATGCAGAAATCAAAGCGGGTAACGCTTTGCCATTACGCAACATTCCAGTAGGTAGTGTTGTACACGCAGTTGAAATGAAGCCTGGTAAAGGTGCTCAGATCGCTCGTTCAGCAGGTACTTATGTACAAGTTGTAGCTCGTGATGGCGCTTACGCTACTCTACGTCTTCGCTCTGGCGAAATGCGTAAAGTACCTGTAGATTGCCGCGCGACATTAGGTGAAGTTGGTAATGCCGAGCATATGCTACGCCAGTTAGGTAAAGCAGGTGCTAAGCGCTGGAGAGGCGTACGCCCAACAGTTCGTGGTGTTGCAATGAACCCTGTAGACCATCCACATGGTGGTGGTGAAGGCCGTACTTCTGGTGGCCGTCATCCGGTTTCTCCATGGGGTGTCCCAACTAAGGGTTATAAGACCCGTAGTAACAAACGCACCGACAAGTACATTGTACGTCGTCGTAACAAAAAGTAA
- the rpsS gene encoding 30S ribosomal protein S19, protein MPRSLKKGPFIDLHLLKKVEKAMEAGDKKPIKTWSRRSMIIPNMIGLTIAVHNGRQHVPVFVTDEMIGHKLGEFSPTRTYRGHAADKKAKKR, encoded by the coding sequence ATGCCACGTTCTCTCAAGAAAGGTCCATTCATTGACCTACACTTGCTGAAGAAGGTAGAGAAAGCGATGGAAGCGGGTGACAAAAAGCCTATTAAGACTTGGTCTCGCCGCTCTATGATCATCCCTAACATGATTGGGTTGACCATCGCTGTCCATAATGGTCGTCAGCACGTACCTGTGTTCGTAACTGACGAAATGATCGGCCACAAGCTTGGTGAATTTTCACCAACTCGCACTTATCGCGGCCATGCTGCTGATAAGAAAGCGAAGAAGCGTTAA
- the rplV gene encoding 50S ribosomal protein L22: protein MEVLAKHRFARTSPQKCRLVADQIRGLPVAKALEILTFSPKKAAVLVKKVLDSAIANAEHNEGADIDELKVGKVFVDEGPTMKRIMPRAKGRADRIIKRTSHITVVVSDR from the coding sequence ATGGAAGTTTTAGCTAAACATCGTTTTGCCCGTACGTCGCCTCAAAAGTGTCGTTTGGTTGCAGATCAAATCCGTGGACTGCCTGTTGCTAAGGCTCTCGAAATTTTGACTTTCAGCCCTAAGAAAGCAGCTGTACTTGTTAAAAAAGTACTAGATTCTGCTATCGCTAATGCTGAGCACAATGAAGGTGCTGACATTGACGAGCTGAAAGTTGGAAAAGTCTTTGTAGACGAAGGTCCAACAATGAAGCGTATCATGCCACGTGCTAAAGGCCGTGCTGATCGTATAATCAAGCGTACCAGCCACATTACTGTGGTTGTATCAGATCGCTAG
- the rpsC gene encoding 30S ribosomal protein S3, with protein MGQKVHPNGIRLGITKPWISTWYADKSDYANNLSSDWEVRKFLEKKLKQASVSKIVIERPAKSVRVTIHTARPGVVIGKKGEDVEKLRNEVAKLTGIPAQINIAEIRKPELDAKLVAEGIASQLERRVMFRRAMKRAVQNAMRLGAKGIKVEVSGRLGGAEIARSEWYREGRVPLHTLRADIDYSTAESHTQYGVIGVKVWVFKGEVLDGVVPAHEEPKQQPKRKPRGK; from the coding sequence ATGGGACAGAAAGTACATCCTAATGGTATCCGTCTGGGTATCACTAAGCCTTGGATCTCGACTTGGTACGCTGATAAATCAGATTATGCCAATAACTTGAGCAGCGACTGGGAAGTGCGTAAGTTTCTAGAAAAGAAGCTTAAGCAAGCATCAGTCTCTAAGATTGTTATCGAGCGTCCAGCGAAGAGTGTTCGCGTTACTATTCACACTGCCCGTCCAGGTGTTGTGATTGGTAAGAAAGGCGAAGACGTTGAAAAGTTGCGCAACGAAGTTGCCAAGTTGACTGGTATTCCAGCTCAAATCAACATCGCTGAGATCCGTAAGCCTGAGCTAGATGCGAAGCTTGTTGCCGAAGGCATCGCTTCACAACTAGAGCGTCGTGTTATGTTCCGTCGTGCTATGAAGCGCGCAGTACAAAATGCAATGCGTCTTGGTGCCAAAGGTATCAAAGTTGAAGTGAGCGGCCGTCTAGGCGGTGCTGAGATTGCGCGTTCGGAGTGGTATCGTGAAGGTCGTGTACCTCTACATACTCTGCGTGCTGATATCGACTACTCTACTGCAGAAAGTCACACTCAATACGGTGTGATCGGCGTTAAAGTTTGGGTCTTCAAAGGTGAAGTCCTAGATGGCGTTGTTCCTGCGCATGAAGAGCCGAAACAGCAGCCGAAGCGTAAGCCTCGCGGTAAATAG
- the rplP gene encoding 50S ribosomal protein L16: MLQPKRMKFRKMFKGRNRGLANGTEVSFGEFGLKAVGRGRLTARQIESARRAMTRHIKRQGQIWIRVFPDKPITSKPLEVRMGKGKGNVEYWVCQIQPGKVLYEMNGVPEALAREAFTLAAAKLPIKTTFVTKTVM, encoded by the coding sequence ATGCTGCAACCAAAACGAATGAAGTTTCGCAAAATGTTCAAAGGCCGCAACCGTGGTCTTGCGAACGGCACTGAAGTTAGCTTCGGTGAATTCGGTCTGAAAGCTGTTGGACGTGGTCGTCTTACTGCTCGTCAAATCGAATCTGCGCGTCGTGCGATGACACGTCACATTAAACGTCAAGGTCAAATTTGGATCCGCGTTTTCCCTGACAAGCCAATTACCTCTAAGCCTCTTGAAGTGCGTATGGGTAAAGGTAAGGGTAACGTAGAATACTGGGTTTGCCAGATTCAACCTGGTAAGGTTCTTTACGAGATGAATGGTGTACCTGAAGCTTTAGCGCGTGAAGCGTTTACTTTAGCTGCTGCCAAGCTTCCAATTAAGACTACCTTCGTAACTAAGACGGTGATGTAA
- the rpmC gene encoding 50S ribosomal protein L29: MKASELTQKSVEELNAELLGLLREQFNLRMQHATGQLTQTHQLKIVRRNIARVKTIITSKAGA, encoded by the coding sequence ATGAAAGCGAGCGAACTAACACAGAAGAGCGTTGAAGAATTGAACGCTGAACTGCTTGGTCTGCTGCGTGAGCAGTTTAATCTGCGTATGCAACACGCCACTGGTCAGTTGACTCAGACTCATCAGCTTAAAATCGTGCGTCGTAATATTGCGCGCGTTAAGACCATTATTACTTCTAAGGCGGGTGCATAA
- the rpsQ gene encoding 30S ribosomal protein S17 → MTDKIRTLQGRVLSDKMDKSITVAIERKVKHPLYGKFIKRTTKIHAHDETNQCNAGDIVTIRECRPLSKTKSWTLVEVVTKA, encoded by the coding sequence ATGACTGATAAAATCCGTACTTTGCAAGGTCGAGTACTTAGCGACAAGATGGACAAGTCTATCACTGTTGCTATTGAACGTAAGGTTAAGCATCCTCTATATGGGAAGTTTATCAAGCGTACTACTAAGATCCATGCACATGACGAAACAAATCAGTGTAATGCTGGCGATATCGTGACTATTCGCGAATGCCGCCCGCTATCTAAGACTAAGTCTTGGACTCTGGTTGAAGTAGTAACAAAAGCCTAA
- the rplN gene encoding 50S ribosomal protein L14 translates to MIQMQSTLEVACNSGARRVQCIKVLGGSHRRYAGIGDVIKVSVKEAIPRGKAKKGDVYNAVVVRTKKGVRRPDGSVIRFDRNAAVLLNANLAPIGTRIFGPVTRELRTEQFMKIVSLAPEVL, encoded by the coding sequence ATGATCCAAATGCAATCGACTCTAGAAGTCGCCTGTAATAGTGGCGCTCGTAGAGTTCAGTGTATTAAGGTCTTGGGTGGCTCTCATCGTCGTTATGCCGGTATCGGCGACGTCATCAAGGTTTCTGTAAAAGAAGCAATTCCTCGCGGTAAAGCGAAGAAAGGTGACGTGTATAACGCGGTGGTAGTCCGTACTAAGAAAGGCGTGCGTCGTCCAGACGGTTCTGTCATTCGCTTCGATCGGAACGCAGCGGTTTTGCTTAACGCAAACCTTGCACCGATTGGTACTCGTATCTTTGGACCAGTGACGCGTGAATTGCGTACCGAACAATTTATGAAAATTGTTTCACTGGCACCAGAAGTACTGTAA
- the rplX gene encoding 50S ribosomal protein L24, producing the protein MAAKIRREDEVIVLAGKDKGKRGKVSRVLPTGKLIVEGINLIKKHQKPNPQMGVTGGIVEKEAPIQASNVAIFNSATGKADRVGFRFEDGQKVRFFKSNSELVK; encoded by the coding sequence ATGGCAGCTAAAATCCGTCGTGAAGACGAAGTAATTGTACTAGCAGGTAAAGACAAGGGTAAACGCGGTAAGGTTTCTCGAGTTTTACCAACTGGTAAATTAATTGTAGAAGGCATCAATCTTATCAAGAAGCACCAGAAGCCTAACCCTCAAATGGGTGTGACTGGTGGTATTGTTGAGAAAGAAGCACCGATACAAGCATCAAATGTAGCGATTTTCAACTCTGCCACTGGCAAAGCTGATCGCGTTGGTTTCCGATTTGAAGACGGCCAAAAAGTCCGTTTCTTTAAGTCGAACAGTGAACTCGTTAAGTAA
- the rplE gene encoding 50S ribosomal protein L5: MAKLHDKYKETVIAELSKKFGYTSVMQVPRIEKITLNMGVGEAVADKKVMEHALRDMTAIAGQKPVVTVARKSVAGFKIRDGYPIGCKVTLRGERMWEFLERLVDIAIPRIRDFRGLSAKSFDGRGNYAMGVREQIIFPEIDYDKIDKIRGMDIVITTTAKNDEEGRALLDAFNFPFKK, translated from the coding sequence ATGGCGAAACTGCATGATAAATATAAAGAGACTGTTATCGCTGAGCTTTCTAAGAAGTTCGGTTATACCAGTGTCATGCAAGTCCCTCGGATTGAGAAAATCACCCTTAATATGGGTGTTGGCGAAGCTGTAGCAGATAAGAAAGTTATGGAGCATGCGCTTCGTGACATGACTGCTATTGCTGGTCAAAAGCCAGTTGTAACTGTTGCTCGTAAATCAGTTGCTGGTTTTAAAATCCGTGATGGCTACCCGATCGGCTGTAAGGTAACTCTGCGTGGCGAACGCATGTGGGAGTTCCTTGAGCGTTTAGTTGATATCGCAATCCCGCGTATCCGTGACTTCCGTGGTTTGAGCGCTAAGTCGTTCGACGGACGCGGTAACTACGCAATGGGTGTACGTGAGCAAATCATCTTCCCGGAAATCGATTACGATAAAATCGATAAAATCCGTGGTATGGATATTGTTATCACTACTACTGCGAAGAATGACGAAGAAGGCCGTGCTTTACTAGACGCCTTTAACTTCCCATTCAAGAAATAA
- the rpsN gene encoding 30S ribosomal protein S14 has translation MAKSSMKAREAKRAKLVAKYAEKRLALKAIISNPTTSEEDRWDAVLKLQGLPRDSSSARQRNRCSQTGRPHGFLRKFGLSRIKLREATMRGEVPGLRKASW, from the coding sequence ATGGCAAAAAGTTCAATGAAAGCACGTGAAGCAAAACGTGCCAAGCTCGTGGCTAAGTATGCTGAAAAGCGTCTAGCTCTTAAGGCTATCATTAGCAATCCAACAACTTCTGAAGAAGATCGTTGGGATGCAGTTCTTAAGCTGCAAGGCCTACCACGTGACTCAAGTTCTGCGCGTCAGCGCAATCGTTGTAGTCAAACTGGTCGCCCACATGGTTTCCTACGCAAATTCGGCCTTAGCCGTATTAAATTGCGTGAAGCAACCATGCGTGGTGAAGTTCCTGGCCTGCGTAAGGCCAGCTGGTAA
- the rpsH gene encoding 30S ribosomal protein S8: MSMQDPIADMLTRIRNGQAANKVSVSMPSNKLKVAIAQTLKEEGYIADYAVAGEAKPVLEITLKYFQGQPVVETIQRVSRPGLRIYKGKNELPKVMGGLGVAIVSTSKGLMTDRAARQHGMGGEVICYVA; the protein is encoded by the coding sequence ATGAGCATGCAAGATCCAATTGCGGATATGTTAACTCGCATTCGTAACGGCCAAGCTGCTAACAAAGTATCAGTATCTATGCCTTCTAATAAGCTAAAAGTTGCTATTGCACAGACGCTTAAAGAAGAAGGTTATATTGCTGACTACGCCGTAGCAGGCGAAGCTAAGCCGGTTTTAGAAATCACTTTAAAGTATTTCCAAGGCCAACCAGTCGTTGAGACTATCCAGCGCGTAAGTCGTCCTGGTCTTCGTATTTACAAAGGTAAAAACGAACTTCCAAAGGTGATGGGCGGACTGGGTGTCGCAATCGTGTCCACTTCTAAAGGTTTGATGACTGATCGTGCCGCCCGCCAACATGGCATGGGTGGGGAAGTTATCTGCTACGTAGCATAA